Proteins from one Caulobacter sp. X genomic window:
- a CDS encoding S9 family peptidase, producing MKTPSLTALAAVLALSSPALAEKLTPERIFADPGLSGPTAKGVALSPDGKRVTYLKGKPDAANVQDLWAADVKGGEPYRLIDSAALSSGTKELSEAEKARRERARVAATRGIVEYSWDKQGRFILVPLDGDLYLDSVADGKVTRLTETPGDEVDAKVSPKGGYVSYVRDQNLYIKPAAGGAETALTTDGKDALSFGTAEFIAQEELDRFTGYWWSPDEARIVYTRVDESGVDIVPRADIGPSGATIVNQRYPRAGRPNAVVELFVRDLASGKVTALDLGANKDIYLARVDWSADGKTVYAQRLTRDQKTLDLIAFDAATGKGRTILTQTDPHYIEVADDFQPLKDGSFLWSSEQDGNRHLYRYAADGKLIAQVTKGDWPVSALEGVDEARKVAIFAASMDTPLERRLYEVSYAKPGKPKALTSDGGWWSAKVASNGGAFAGSYSDPKTPPQTALYSADGKRVRWIEENRLAEGHPYWPYAANLPVPEFGSLKASDGETLYYEILKPTNFDPAKKYPAIVSVYGGPHAQRVTKSWQSPSERTYLEAGYVIFKLDNRGSGNRSAKFMRALDRRMGTVEVEDQLQGAKFLAGLPYVDPDKLGVMGWSYGGFMTLMLMTAENTPFKAGAAGAPPTQWSLYDTAYTERYMGKPDENKAGYAYADINTRLDHLKPGSLLLLHGMADDNVILENSTRVMAALQKKAIPFEMALYPGERHGAGSGKSKGLSVLKTHLDFFDRKLKGAQ from the coding sequence ATGAAAACGCCCTCGCTCACGGCGCTCGCGGCCGTCCTCGCCCTCTCCTCGCCCGCTCTCGCGGAAAAACTCACCCCCGAACGCATCTTCGCCGATCCAGGCCTGTCGGGCCCGACGGCCAAGGGCGTGGCGCTGTCGCCGGACGGCAAGCGGGTCACCTATCTGAAGGGCAAGCCCGACGCCGCCAACGTTCAGGACCTGTGGGCGGCCGACGTGAAGGGCGGCGAGCCCTACCGCCTGATCGACTCAGCGGCCCTGTCGTCCGGGACCAAGGAGCTCTCGGAAGCCGAGAAGGCCCGCCGCGAACGCGCCCGCGTCGCCGCCACCCGCGGCATCGTGGAGTACAGCTGGGACAAGCAGGGTCGCTTCATCCTCGTGCCGCTGGACGGCGATCTCTATCTGGACAGCGTCGCCGACGGAAAGGTCACGCGCCTGACCGAAACCCCGGGCGACGAGGTCGACGCCAAGGTCTCGCCCAAGGGCGGCTATGTCTCCTACGTCCGCGACCAGAACCTCTACATTAAGCCGGCCGCCGGCGGGGCCGAGACGGCCCTGACCACTGACGGCAAGGACGCCCTGTCGTTCGGGACCGCCGAGTTCATCGCCCAGGAGGAGCTCGACCGCTTCACCGGCTACTGGTGGAGCCCGGACGAGGCCCGCATCGTCTACACCCGGGTCGACGAGAGCGGCGTCGACATCGTGCCGCGCGCCGACATCGGCCCCAGCGGCGCGACCATCGTCAACCAGCGCTATCCGCGCGCCGGCCGCCCCAACGCCGTGGTCGAGCTGTTCGTCCGCGACCTGGCTTCCGGCAAGGTGACCGCGCTGGACCTCGGCGCGAACAAGGACATCTACCTGGCGCGCGTCGACTGGTCGGCCGACGGCAAGACCGTCTACGCCCAGCGCCTGACCCGGGACCAGAAGACCCTGGACCTGATCGCCTTTGACGCGGCGACGGGCAAGGGCCGGACGATCCTGACCCAGACCGACCCGCACTACATCGAGGTCGCCGACGACTTCCAGCCGTTGAAGGACGGCTCGTTCCTGTGGTCGTCCGAGCAGGACGGCAATCGCCACCTCTATCGCTACGCGGCCGACGGCAAGCTGATCGCCCAGGTCACCAAGGGCGACTGGCCGGTCTCGGCGCTGGAAGGCGTCGATGAAGCCCGCAAGGTGGCGATCTTCGCCGCCTCGATGGACACGCCGCTGGAGCGTCGCCTGTATGAGGTCAGCTACGCCAAGCCCGGCAAGCCCAAGGCCCTGACCTCGGACGGCGGCTGGTGGTCGGCCAAGGTGGCCAGCAACGGCGGCGCCTTCGCCGGCTCCTACAGCGATCCCAAGACCCCGCCCCAGACCGCGCTCTATTCCGCCGACGGCAAGCGCGTGCGCTGGATCGAGGAGAACAGGCTGGCCGAGGGCCATCCCTACTGGCCCTACGCCGCCAACCTGCCGGTTCCGGAGTTCGGCAGCCTGAAGGCCTCCGACGGCGAGACCCTCTATTACGAGATCCTCAAGCCGACCAATTTCGATCCGGCCAAGAAGTATCCGGCCATCGTCTCGGTCTATGGCGGCCCGCACGCCCAGCGCGTGACCAAGTCCTGGCAGAGCCCATCCGAGCGCACCTATCTCGAAGCCGGCTATGTGATCTTCAAGCTCGATAACCGCGGCAGCGGCAACCGCTCGGCCAAGTTCATGCGGGCGTTGGACCGCCGCATGGGCACGGTCGAGGTCGAGGACCAGCTGCAGGGCGCCAAGTTCCTGGCCGGCCTGCCCTATGTCGATCCCGACAAGCTGGGCGTGATGGGCTGGTCGTACGGCGGGTTCATGACCCTGATGCTGATGACCGCCGAGAACACCCCGTTCAAGGCCGGCGCGGCCGGCGCCCCACCGACCCAGTGGAGCCTCTACGACACCGCCTATACCGAGCGCTACATGGGCAAGCCGGACGAGAACAAGGCCGGCTACGCCTATGCCGATATCAACACCCGCCTCGACCATCTGAAGCCCGGCAGCCTGCTGCTGCTGCACGGCATGGCCGACGACAACGTGATCCTGGAAAACAGCACCCGCGTCATGGCGGCTCTGCAGAAGAAGGCGATCCCGTTCGAGATGGCGCTGTATCCCGGCGAGCGTCACGGCGCCGGCAGCGGCAAGTCCAAGGGCCT
- a CDS encoding polysaccharide deacetylase family protein, with product MRILLAAAFAFATTAAHAAPKPVIAFTWDDLPAHSALPPGVTRVQIAADLLKASADAKAPAFGFINGVQTEREPASTPVLKMWRDAGQPLGNHTWSHPNLAALTPDQFTAEIARNEPMLKELMGDRDWRWLRYPFLSEGDTPEKKLAVRQWLAATHYKIASVTMSFDDWAFNEPYARCAAKGDQAAIAELEKRYLDGAAAVADRSRAMAKTLYGKDIPYVLLMHAGALDARLAPRLFQLYRDKGFGFTTLEKAQKHPFYKTDVDPSLPPAPTTLDNALKAKGLPAPPKPVDLDALNAMCR from the coding sequence ATGCGCATCCTGCTGGCCGCCGCGTTCGCCTTCGCGACCACCGCCGCCCACGCCGCGCCCAAGCCGGTGATCGCCTTCACCTGGGACGACCTGCCGGCGCACAGCGCCCTGCCGCCCGGCGTGACGCGCGTCCAGATCGCGGCCGACCTGCTGAAGGCCTCGGCCGACGCCAAGGCGCCCGCGTTCGGCTTCATCAACGGCGTCCAGACCGAGCGTGAGCCCGCCTCCACGCCCGTCCTGAAGATGTGGCGCGACGCCGGCCAGCCGTTGGGCAACCATACCTGGTCGCACCCGAACCTCGCCGCCCTGACACCCGACCAGTTCACGGCCGAGATCGCGCGCAACGAGCCGATGCTGAAGGAGCTGATGGGAGACCGGGACTGGCGCTGGCTGCGCTATCCGTTCCTGTCGGAAGGCGATACGCCCGAAAAGAAGCTGGCGGTGCGCCAGTGGCTGGCCGCCACCCACTACAAGATCGCCAGCGTCACCATGAGCTTTGACGACTGGGCCTTCAACGAGCCCTACGCCCGCTGCGCGGCCAAGGGCGATCAGGCCGCGATCGCCGAGCTGGAGAAGCGCTATCTGGACGGCGCCGCCGCCGTGGCGGATCGATCGCGCGCCATGGCCAAGACGCTCTACGGCAAGGACATCCCCTATGTCCTGCTGATGCACGCCGGGGCCTTGGACGCCCGCCTGGCGCCGCGCCTGTTCCAGCTCTATCGCGACAAGGGTTTTGGGTTCACGACGCTGGAGAAGGCGCAGAAGCATCCGTTCTACAAGACGGATGTCGATCCCAGCCTGCCGCCCGCGCCCACGACGCTGGACAACGCGCTGAAGGCCAAGGGCTTGCCTGCGCCGCCCAAGCCGGTGGACCTGGACGCGCTCAACGCAATGTGCCGATAG
- a CDS encoding SGNH/GDSL hydrolase family protein has protein sequence MMLRTRRSLAALALSFAMALPLGAHAAEARERWVGAWASAQLAPDAKNSLAPEDYRDATLRQIVRLSLGGDKLRVRLSNTFGTRPLTIKAAHIAVSAALDSARIKPETDRALTFSGRTEVTIPAGAEYWSDPVALKVAPLTSLAISLRYVEAPDVQTGHPGSRATSYVLAGDHAADADLPGAKTADRWFQIAGVEVVPTAKKAGAIVAFGDSITDGYGVQPNTNLRWTDALIERLKGKDLAVLNLGIGGNRVLLDGLGPNALARFERDVLSQPGVTHVVLLEGVNDLGVLTREAPATPEAHKALVEQVIAAYRQMTQRAHARGIKVIGATILPYGGSAYYHPGPESEADRQAINAFIRAPGNFDGVIDWDKALRDPAKPTHLLAAYDNDGLHPNLAGYKAMAEAIPLGLFGN, from the coding sequence ATGATGTTGCGTACGCGTCGATCGCTGGCCGCCCTGGCCCTGTCCTTCGCCATGGCCCTGCCTCTGGGCGCTCACGCCGCCGAGGCGCGGGAACGCTGGGTCGGCGCCTGGGCCAGCGCCCAGCTGGCGCCGGACGCCAAGAACAGCCTCGCTCCTGAAGACTATCGCGACGCCACCCTGCGCCAGATCGTGCGGCTCAGCCTGGGCGGCGACAAACTGCGGGTCCGTCTGTCCAACACCTTCGGCACTCGCCCGCTGACGATCAAAGCGGCCCACATCGCCGTCTCGGCCGCGCTCGACAGCGCCCGCATCAAGCCCGAAACCGACCGCGCCCTCACCTTTTCGGGACGCACCGAGGTCACCATTCCGGCCGGCGCCGAGTACTGGTCCGATCCCGTCGCCCTGAAGGTCGCGCCCCTGACCAGCCTGGCGATCAGCCTGCGCTATGTCGAAGCCCCCGACGTGCAGACCGGCCACCCCGGCTCGCGGGCGACGTCCTATGTCCTGGCCGGCGACCACGCGGCGGACGCCGACCTGCCTGGCGCCAAGACCGCCGACCGCTGGTTCCAGATCGCCGGCGTCGAGGTCGTTCCGACCGCCAAGAAGGCCGGGGCCATCGTCGCCTTCGGCGACAGCATCACCGACGGCTACGGCGTCCAGCCCAACACCAACCTGCGCTGGACCGACGCCCTGATCGAGCGGCTGAAAGGCAAGGATCTGGCCGTCCTGAACCTGGGCATCGGCGGCAATCGCGTGCTGCTGGACGGCCTGGGCCCCAACGCCCTGGCGCGGTTCGAGCGGGACGTCCTCAGCCAGCCGGGCGTCACCCACGTCGTCCTGCTGGAGGGCGTCAACGACCTGGGCGTGCTGACCCGCGAAGCCCCCGCGACGCCGGAAGCGCACAAGGCCCTGGTCGAGCAGGTGATCGCCGCCTATCGCCAGATGACCCAGCGCGCCCACGCCCGCGGGATCAAGGTGATCGGCGCGACGATCCTGCCCTATGGCGGCTCGGCCTATTATCACCCCGGCCCCGAGAGCGAGGCCGACCGCCAGGCGATCAACGCCTTCATCCGGGCGCCGGGCAATTTCGACGGCGTCATCGACTGGGACAAGGCCCTGCGCGACCCGGCCAAGCCGACCCACCTGCTGGCGGCCTACGACAATGACGGCCTGCATCCGAACCTGGCCGGCTACAAGGCGATGGCCGAGGCCATTCCGCTCGGCCTGTTCGGGAACTAG